Within Leguminivora glycinivorella isolate SPB_JAAS2020 chromosome 26, LegGlyc_1.1, whole genome shotgun sequence, the genomic segment TTGAGgggtagcgagtggttcaaaaagtggaatctagaGCGTTGCGAGGGCTCCGACGCACGTAGGTTAAATAAACTTTGCTacagagtgaaacacaaaatttgtcaccacaccaacacgaaccaaatactgactataaaacatcaaactaaatcaaatcctgCAATCTATTCAATgtttatgatttaaaataattatttgtaggtaaattctacgaGCCAACTCAAAGCATTAAgttaatatttgtatgaaattactttgcacacttgtggataaaatgcaattatgctatccgttttcgaatagtaaataaaaatagtaaaattgatctttaccagttgatgtggtgaatacatatttttgatgtataatttaattataaattttatatttgtgCCAATGATGACGTTGCCTTAAAATTAAGAATGTAATAatttttgatgttttaaattatacaaataatgtaaattaattgtattctCATTTACAGACGATAaaggttttattttaagttGAATCTGTGCTTTTATTAAAAATCCCTTTCTCAAATGAACTTACAGGTTTTCTATCTGATCATCTATTGGAAGATGTTTGTGAAtagttataaaataatttaataaagggTAAGGGGGGGGGCTCGGTATTTTATAGcccgatagcataagtagttctcgagatatttaggaatgtgacagacggacagagcggcaccataagggttccttttgtacctttttggtacggaaccctaaaatgcTGTTGGGTAAGCCATGGTTCCAAGAGACGAAAAACACAACAAAACTCAACATATTAGATCGATAACGTAACATTTATTTGAAGAACTTAACAAATTAACAAAGCTTTAAAAACTAAATTCGTTATATGATGTCACTGACACTATTGACATCACCATCATCGCTGTCACCACTCTCGTCGTCCGGCAGTTGTTCATCGCAGTCATCCACAGACTCCTCCCCCTGGCTCGCTTGCGTGGCGATCACTTCACCGTGTATATCCTTATTCTTCAGATTCCCCATCCAAAACGCCTCCGAACAATTATTCGCCGCAAGCACAGCCTTCACTTTATACACCAAAGTTTCCAACATCTGCCGCATATAAGGTACTTTACTCATCAACGCCATGTCCTTTTTCATCCGCGCGTGACAGCACAGCGACTGCAGAAATCTAGTCGATTGCTGCAAAATCTTtagcacctccaacacttcctGTGTTCTCGTTTTGAAATTCAACTCCAACATTGGAACGGCTTGGGAAATGAAGAGTTTCAAAATCGGTAAGGATTTCTTGAAGAACGCGAGCAAGTTGTTTCTGTTCTCCAGAGTTTTGGCCACGTCCGACATATACTTTAGGACGGTGGCAACTTCCTTCCACAGATCCAAGTGCTCAGCGTTTGTGAGTCCTTGGCTCAGACGCATTTTCGCGGCCTCGTGCACCGCCGTCCCTAAATTCCTATACAGGATAGGAAAGTTGCTCTTGTTTATGCACTTGAACGTATCTAGGGTGTCATTCCTACCTTTGAGATTCTGAATTTCTGTATTCAATTGGAGAGCTAGATTTTTCAAGGAAATAACTTCGTTATTTGTGAAATAAATTTGGAACAACTTATCGACACTTTGATTGAAAACTAAACCCTTTTCTGGTACGCCGTCGAAGGTTTTCCATTGTTGAGAAAGGAAATTTTTTGCCATGTCTCTCAGTATCTTTATTAGAATACTACTGCTGGAGTACTCTTGGAAGGTTTTCATCAAATCTATCAAAGATACTGCAGTGGATAATTGTAAACAGTATTTCTCGTGTTTTTGAAGATATTTAGATACACCTAGAAGCAGTTCTTTTAGAGATACTGCATCAGGATTGTCCTTTGACAAAGTTCTCAAAGAGACCTTAAATAAGGCGACATGGTGACTCCGAAATCCGATCCATTTGAAATATGTAGTTAAGAAAATGTAAATGTATTCCAAGCATGTCAGATATTCCTCAAGGTCTGGTGGGTACATGAAGCCACTATCGTTTTGGGAATTTTCAGCAGAGTTTCTCTGTATATACGCCGTTACCGTTTCCAAATGAGACATCACTTTTGGCAGAACTTCGTTCACTGCCTTCGCGCACTCTTCTGCCTTTTTTGCATCGTAAGTAACGCAGTCTTCTGGTTTAGAAAGGAAGGTGATTCTCTTTACTTTTGAGATGAGAATCTTTTCCAAAATAGCGTTTAGACACATTAGTAAGAATTTTAAAGATTTCATATTAAGATTCTCCATTCCGTCGGCTAAGTCGTTGTTCAGTAGATTGATCAGGTCTACGCTTAGTTCGCGGAGTGGTAACATATGGATAGTTTCCAGTTTGTTCTTTATCGGCGCATTTGGTGTCGGTTGTGTTTTAGCTGTCTCTGGTAATACAGTATCGTTATGGGCGGGTTTCTTTGGAGGCTTTTGCTTGGGCGCTGCTTTGACTACCGCTCTGTCAGCCGGATTCCCTGTATACCCACTAACATTAAAAGTACACACGGGAGGTTTGTAAGTGATATTCGCTTTGATTAAAACATTTGATATTAGCGTCTCCATTTCTTGGACTTGGTGAACTCTGCTAAGAATTTTCGGAGTTAAATTCATATCATTTTGAATCGCGAAAGCGTTCAATAATTCCCTGAACCAATTTGTGCAATGGATCAAGCAATCGAGGATTCCACTGACGGCGGTGTTGTCCAGTTCTTCCAGTTCGTCGATGTCAAACTCTGGCATGACAACAGGGCATCCCAGCAAAGCGTCAATGGTGGATAGATCCCCCTCATGCTGGCGGGAATGAAGCGTCGCCACCAACCGGAAGAGAGGAGACAGTATAGCTACATTGACGTCTTTCTCTTCCAAGGCTAGTCCAGCAATATTAATAGCTATAACTTCGTCCATCTCTCCTTCAGTATTGAGACAATATTGCATCGTCAGCTTCAAGTTATTAATGCGAGTTTTGCTAATGTTATCAACAATGAAATTCTGCTGCAGGTCATTTGTGGCGGCATCTGTGAGCCAAGCCAGAAAATTCTTGTTCATATTTGTAGCTGACGATACAACAGCAGACATTTCGTCGTAAAACAAAGCTGTCATATCAGGGTGGTTAGACGCACTTCTGCTGATAAATTCTATGATTTCTGCTGCTTCTCTAAGATCTCCTGTGGAGAGAAGTGCAGTAGATCCGTAACTGACATCATCAGGTAACTCTATCGTGGGTTCATCGTCGTCCTTAGCTATAAGATATTTGATGGCATGTATACCGGATATGATGCCAtggattttaattttaagtctCGATGTACCGAGTTGTTTTCTTATGATCATGTGCATGTCGTCTCTTATTACTGAGTTGTCGTAGCTGTATGCAAGTCCACATACGATATTGACAACGGCTTTAAACTCGTTTAGCGTCATTTTGTCGGTGTAGTCTAGAAGGTTCAGCATTTGTAGACTCTGAGGCTTTAAGAGACCCATGTCTTTGGTTGCCACATTGTTTAATATTGTTAAAGTGTTCATGAGACACTCCTTGTTGTATAGGCCGACATGCAGCAACTCTGCGACTATAGTCTGTCTGTCAGGGGCAATGGAGAACATCAGAACGTAAATATGTGACGCTAAAGATATCACTAAAGGCTCTGAATGAATTCGCATTAAAGAGTTGGTGAGTCTGATTAATGTATCGAACTTATCTTTCAAAATTGGCTCGAAATTTTCAAACACATCATTGATCAAGGGCTCCTTAAGGATATTAAGTTTCACTTGTTTTTTTATCAATGTTTCAACAATCTTTTCTTTGTCTTCTGCTGTTGAATAAAGAATTAAGAGTATGATGAAGTCTATAGGTTTATGGTCAGTGTCAATTTTACAGTTTGAAACAACTTTTAGCCAAGCATTGGCAATGGCTTTGGATCCTACCATGGAGTTTCTTATAGCTGTGGCAGTTAGTACCTGGCTTGTTGCTATTTCTTGGGGTGACGCCAAGATGTGGGCCAGCCTAGGGCATCTCTTAGACCTTGGACAATTTCCATACATGAGCCTTCATTGGCTCTTCCGTTGAGAAGGAATCTGACAAAATTCGGATAGTACATACACTTGGGGATGTTTTTGACTATAGCCAGAGTCTTTTGCTGCAGCTGACTGTATTGTTCATCGGAGAGGCTGAGGTATGAGAAGCAGTCCAATATGGCAGGAACTAGATCCAGGTCCTCACGGAGAATCCTGCTTAGCTCAGTTACTACATTATCAACTTCCTGATCGCCTATGATGTCGGGGATTGCTGAAACAattgtaaaatatttgttttgaaaataattattacaaGTATATTgcattatttcataaatataaaaataaaaatcatataaGCAACTAAAcatcaatactaatattataaatgggaaagtgtgtgtgtgtatgtttgtttgtctgtctttcgtggcaaaacggagcgacgaattgacgtgattttttaagtgaagatatttgaagggatggagagtgacataggctactgtttgtctctttctaacgcgagcgaagccgcgagcacaATCTATTTTCatataaatgtcatatataaaaataagataaaTGAAGTGTAAATCCTTAGATTTATAATATACCTTTATACAGTTAGGtataaaataagattttttgtcaaaaacttaatttttaatgcatttttttgctgcctgtacttttctttcaactgGTAACTAATACTCATAAGAACTGAAacactaatatttatttatttataatcgaTTTATGACATAATTCCCATGACTATTCACTTTGTTTCCATTTAGAAAATATATCTTTTGACCCTTTAACCATTTTGACATTTGTTCTAGTCATTCGATTTTGAACTGTAATTCTCATTGTAGAGATAGATCTAGAGATGCGTTTTAGTAGTATTTTGCCACTACTGATTAAAGACTTAAACacctataataacattattaaatttaatttgtcTTACCTCAAaaagtcaataaaaatatacaccatgtttttattgttttccgttaaattcgacacgcagttaggttcatcatcaggaaccaccttgTAGATCtcttttcattaaataaaaaaaatcctttccaaccatactaatattataaatgggaaagtgtgtgtgtctgtttgtttgtcagtctttcacggcaaaactgagcgacaaattcacatgattttttaagtggagatagttgaagggatggagagtgacataggctacttttgtctctttctaacgcgagcgaagccgcgggcaaaagctagtatataaatGAATTAAATAGTTCGAGAGGACCTTagtcataacattaaagtcaaagtgtcaagtgtctgatggcacatgtcaaaacaaataacataaggaaATGGTAAGGGATGACACACACATTTAGTaataaaatttctttttttaataatttgataacCGTAAGAATTAGGAAGctggtttcttagagaaattaattttatttgagctaaagaaccttcccttaaagttgacagaattcaataaaaacatggtgtataaaTACATGAAAAGATGATAGATGGAATTATAAGTTTGTTACTCAGGTAGACTAGTGGTTGAACAGAAAAGTGGCACTTGAATTGCTCCTAACATGAAAGAAAAGTCCCCTTTCCGAATAAGTGACGTGAAAATACAATAACTTACCTGTAATGATCTCCAACTTCACCGGCTTCTCCGATGCAATTTCcagtaaatttatcaagtatGTCGAGATTTTCTGCAAATCCACAACCTGATCTAAACCCGAGAAACACTTCAGAATCTTCTGGATCCACGGCCCGCAAGTATTTGATGCGGCCAAATCTATTGCCTTGTTAAATATATAGTCTGTCAGCTTTTTCTGCAAGGCAGGAATACTTAGTAATATTTTAACCACACTCTGGCTGACTCTGGGACTACCTTCACAGATATCATCAGATATCCTAATGATGTTAGGGAATACGTAATGTTGTAAGACATCATGGTCTTTGCACTCATTTTCAAAGTCTGTAAGCAACTCGGACACATTCCGCGGATAGTTTATATGGTTCTTGACGGATTTCTCTAAATTCCTCACTATTTTCACTGTATCTTCGGACGCTTCGCACTTTTCTGGAGGATGTTTTAATATCAAACCGCTATCTTTGAAGCATTTGTGCAAATAGGATTCAGAAACGCAGAGCTTCTTTCGCTGACTGCTCAGACCATTACCAGAGCGTTTTAAACTCATATTTTATGTGATGACTTAAAATCGATACAAGTCAACGAAGTTTATAGAAACTAACAGGTTACAACTTGTTTctcacaaaataaaaacaagccCGCCATTTATTTCGTTTACCGTtgtcagtgtcactgtcaaaagtCAAGTCTTGAGTGACGCTATTTCAGATACTAGTTTATCTGCTGAAGgctagaaaatttgaatttcgcgtcGTTTCTTTAGTGACAAGATTGGactaaaacgtagtgattcaatgctttTTGGACTGGATAAGACTTGCATGACCGCTTAACCGTCTTTAAAGATCAGGTGGCAATGTCTGTGTCGCCGATAAACGATGAAAACGTcagaccgtccctatcgcaccccCATCGTGCAGCGTAGGGAAGgggatattttatcgtctatcgcgcgaccatgctacccgtgcagaacGAAGGGGTGTCGAATGAAAACTCACTCACCGCTGTCTGTGGGGGCGCGCTCCCATAAGGTGGGTGTGGTAATGGTTAaagatcaggccccgtagccgaatggcatttctgcgacgcgaaacgaatacgaaacgccgcgaaaggtagtctggctctgtcgcgccaatacgcatgagcgatagacagttacgaaagagatattatcgtgagcgtttgtgcattcagctacgcatACAGGTTTTGTAACAATGCTTTTAAGGTTGTTTTAAGGTGAAGGAAAAGAGGGGAGAGAGAGGCATGATTGTTAcctacccacgccactcgccttttttgacctgTTAAACGCCAGTTATACTATTGAAAAGTTTCTTTTTCGTTAAACATTATATTCTTTTTTCGCGCATTCTTCTTTAACAAAAAGTGAGCAGCCAGTTGGGTCCCGACAGGTAATGTTCACGGGAGACAAACTGTCCCTTGGGGGTCCGTCGATTACGGCTGTGTGCGTGTTGCTACGGTTATTATTGCACACATGCATTTGCACACCGACACACTTCAATGATCTTTCGCTGCAGATGAAAGTCtgaaatccatacaaaataaagtaaCAGAGAAGCATTTCTGAAGTTCCAAAAATGAACATTATTGGGGTAATTCTATTCATAGAAAGAGATAGGTAGTTTTCTACACATGTGGAATGACTACAAAGTACTTTTCTGCACAGTTAGGACTAtggttaataattatgtttatacatAGTTCGTGGTATAATCCTAATGTTATCACGCAACCAGTTTTTATCTAAAATCAATTGTCATtcgtaaaaaaaccggccaagagcgtgtcgggccacgctcagtgtagggttccgtagttttccgtatttttctcaaaaactactgaacctatcaagttaaaaacaatttttctagaaagtctttataaagttctacttttgtgatttttttcatattttttaaacttatggttcaaaagttagagggggggagacgcacttttttttcctttaggagcgattatttccgaaaatattaatattatcaaaaacaatctttgtaaacccttattcatttttaaatacctatccaacaatatatcacacgttggggttggaatgaaaaaaaatatttgcccccactttacatgtagggggggtaccctaataaaacatttttttccattttttatttttgcactttgttggcgtgattgatatacatattggtaccaaatttcagctctctagtgctaacggttactgatattatccgcggacggacggacggacagacagacatggcgaaactataagggttcctagttgactacggaaccctaaaaatgtggaTAAACACAAAACTAAAAGTCTTACTGCCATTTCCACGTCTCTGGTTGTCCCGGTAGAAAGCTTTACAGCATATTCAGAGTAGAAGCTACCATCATGTGTACCTGTAAATGAGAAGATCCTAGAGCAAGCGCCCAGAGCCGCCTTCctaattttctcaaggatgaatcAAATGGGTGTCCGGAACTGTAATTCCGTAGAGCAAGTGTCATAATAAGATGTTTAACAAATGTCACGAGAGATGTCACTGTATCAACTGTCACAATTTCTACATCGCGCCATTGAAATGTTTATTGGGAATGTATATAAAGCAAAGAAGATTAAGTAATACAGAGGGTTACTGTCAGAGTAAAATGTGTaaccacagtgcatagactgccatctctcgacacaagcttaaaacttttgaacctcagtttagacaatttggcccatattcttagcttgatatgtgttaaaatgtcaaatattaatattagcgccatctagccgagcggcccccaaaggtgtaacgccatctaggccaccgtacctttttctatattgctctgaggtacgttttttattaaactgtagctgtctatacggagttacatatgtctttggtcttTGGTCATACTAAGATGTTTAACAAATGTCACgagagatgtcgctgtaccaactGTCACAatttctacatcgcgctatTGAAATGTTTATCGGGAATGTATATAAAGATTTGAGATTTTTCATAATAAGTAGCTGTATATGACTGGTAGTTTAATTCGTAGTCGTTCCTTCACTAGGTGAAGTGCGCTCTTTTTGAAGgaattaagctaggaacatactacgcggccgccgtcgagcgaccgatcagtgtgcacggtcttcgggacgtggctttggctgaccaaaacatccagcgagccagatttcgatcggacgtccgtgcgctcaaggccacgaccgtcgaccgatagtttgcaccgATACcgatattcattgtccagatccgcgTCCGCTGTCGCGGGACGACGGACGTACGCGGATTTTACTCCTAGTTTTATTTGGGTTAAAGAAAACACTTTCCTGACATTGTCAAGGTtgatttttattatgtaaaatcCTATTAGGAATTGACAATCATCATTTTTCGATCATTTCCGCCTgccgtaacttttaccagacgcttgaaagCACTTAAAAGTCTCTAAAGCCTGCCTTCCAccaaatactatatactataatacgtgcagcttctgacgtttcccatacaattgagcggcaacaattttactagcgccatctagcggttcgagttgatcaaagtagttgttcagacttttatttgagtaaattaaaatagaaaatgctattatttgatctactttaacatttttagacggaataaaacaaaaaaataagaatttgtaatttttttaattttatgctgtatgaaactaaactattttgatcaactcatgccgctaggagcgctagtgtgcctgttgccaactttggcaccgagctgcacgtattaactcgtagagtttacatagtatttgcttccactaagtacgttttcacattatccgattcgatatcggatgtcaaaagggtttcaatggaaaaaatccaagatagcgcttgtaatgtatgggatatcggtccgacatccgatatcggatcaatCGCACTAAGGTGGAaacgagccgcgtcgaatcgagtccTCGTACATTTGATTTTGAATGCcactagtggacgccaggcatTAAGTTACCTTAATTTCTCAAGCTACGACCGGCGGAAATAGTCAGGAAATGATAATTGTTGTCATCGTGTCGAAATGTCTATACTCACCAATATCCTTCATAATGCAACTGCTCATATCACCGCGAACGATAGCAACTAGTGCTATACCCATGAGCAGTGAGCATATGAGCGACATGGTAACAGAGACTTTGATAATCAGCAGCCAAAACCTAATAGGATAGATCTCTGTACACAGTCGTCCTTTATAACAAAacaatgactatattcaagcaATTCACTCAATTTGTTCAGCCATATTACAATTGATCAAAATACCGagtcaaaaaagaaaaacagaTAAGTTAACAAAGTTACAACTGTGAAATTAGTTTATACGTAATAGGCATTGTAGTTTTTATTGCGCGGTAAGACGTTAGCGAGATATGGAGTCGGCATTAGACATATTCAATACTCTTAACGAATTAGGTCCAAATCCGCGAAAATAGAATCCATCATGGGCGTAGAACTATTGGTATGGGAGTTTACGCACTAAGTAGATCCGAAAAATGACGGAAAGATATCTACATTCTACGGCTATGACGGATCTTAATTTCACGGATTCGGATTTGACCGTCGGATTCCGACAAAATGCAAGAGTAAAAATATTGCGCAttgaaaatgtttttattttcttggACATTTTCGACCTCACACAATCCTTTAAACGAAGCTCGGCATAGCACAATACTCTTAAGTTacagcttaattttttttagacaaattcgatctgtctaacattattttctgCATAACGAGTATACTCGTTTTTCGCAAAATTTATTCCTGCGTCAGAAAACTTGAGTCTTATTTTTAAAGTCCgataatatacctatatattttgtaagttaatcgttaatctcaCTAGCAAATTCTATGTGAAGTTccatatgtttaaataaatcttcTTTATCAACCCATTGACAGCAAAAGTAACAGGAACGCATTACTCCGTCTTGATCAATTTCATGGCTTCTGCAGCTGTTAAGCTCATGTTTTGTGTGTATAGCAAACCTGTGCCTTGTGAGACTCTCCATCGAATCAAATGTTTTAAGACATGGTTTACATGCATATAACACTTTATCATGATATTCAGGGAGAGCATGGTTGTCCAAAATATGCTCTTCAAGACACTTTTGCAGGACAAAAGTTTCTTGACATTCTTTACACGTGTATGGTTTTTTGAAACGGTCTTTGACTTCTGTGAAATGTGCCGTATTGTATTCATTATCAGGTTCCATTGAAATAGTTTTTCTGGGCTGAATACATTAAGTTTCTTgtcaaaaataacattttcttgAAGTTTATTGGATTCTCTAAAGTGAATCTTCAAGTGTTCAGTCAAACCATTTTTAGATAGAAACATTTGGCAACAAAACATGCAGATGtgcatttttttcattttagttttaGGGATTTCATATTTAGCATGAATTGCGAACACATGCCTTCTTAAACTGTCTTCTTGGTAAAAGGTTTTCTGACATGATTGACAcgtaaaaattacattttttgtggATTTAGGCCAAATCGGTTCTGTAGGGCTTGTTGCTGCACGGTATTCTGAAagaaaatcaattttttttttatttagtaggTTTCTGTGTTATTCAAATAATAccactatttatattacatattaCAGGCTTACAGTACATACATACTATAAAATAagcttttttgcaaaaaaaaacatttttggaacaagcttttatcgccgttTGTAcatttctttcaacagtcatctgctgTTTTCTGATCATCTGACGTTTCATAATAGAGTTCccatgaccacctttct encodes:
- the LOC125240033 gene encoding LOW QUALITY PROTEIN: Fanconi anemia group D2 protein (The sequence of the model RefSeq protein was modified relative to this genomic sequence to represent the inferred CDS: inserted 1 base in 1 codon); this encodes MSLKRSGNGLSSQRKKLCVSESYLHKCFKDSGLILKHPPEKCEASEDTVKIVRNLEKSVKNHINYPRNVSELLTDFENECKDHDVLQHYVFPNIIRISDDICEGSPRVSQSVVKILLSIPALQKKLTDYIFNKAIDLAASNTCGPWIQKILKCFSGLDQVVDLQKISTYLINLLEIASEKPVKLEIITAIPDIIGDQEVDNVVTELSRILREDLDLVPAILDCFSYLSLSDEQYSQLQQKTLAIVKNIPKCMYYPNFVRFLLNGRANEGSCMEIVQGLRDALGWPTXLASPQEIATSQVLTATAIRNSMVGSKAIANAWLKVVSNCKIDTDHKPIDFIILLILYSTAEDKEKIVETLIKKQVKLNILKEPLINDVFENFEPILKDKFDTLIRLTNSLMRIHSEPLVISLASHIYVLMFSIAPDRQTIVAELLHVGLYNKECLMNTLTILNNVATKDMGLLKPQSLQMLNLLDYTDKMTLNEFKAVVNIVCGLAYSYDNSVIRDDMHMIIRKQLGTSRLKIKIHGIISGIHAIKYLIAKDDDEPTIELPDDVSYGSTALLSTGDLREAAEIIEFISRSASNHPDMTALFYDEMSAVVSSATNMNKNFLAWLTDAATNDLQQNFIVDNISKTRINNLKLTMQYCLNTEGEMDEVIAINIAGLALEEKDVNVAILSPLFRLVATLHSRQHEGDLSTIDALLGCPVVMPEFDIDELEELDNTAVSGILDCLIHCTNWFRELLNAFAIQNDMNLTPKILSRVHQVQEMETLISNVLIKANITYKPPVCTFNVSGYTGNPADRAVVKAAPKQKPPKKPAHNDTVLPETAKTQPTPNAPIKNKLETIHMLPLRELSVDLINLLNNDLADGMENLNMKSLKFLLMCLNAILEKILISKVKRITFLSKPEDCVTYDAKKAEECAKAVNEVLPKVMSHLETVTAYIQRNSAENSQNDSGFMYPPDLEEYLTCLEYIYIFLTTYFKWIGFRSHHVALFKVSLRTLSKDNPDAVSLKELLLGVSKYLQKHEKYCLQLSTAVSLIDLMKTFQEYSSSSILIKILRDMAKNFLSQQWKTFDGVPEKGLVFNQSVDKLFQIYFTNNEVISLKNLALQLNTEIQNLKGRNDTLDTFKCINKSNFPILYRNLGTAVHEAAKMRLSQGLTNAEHLDLWKEVATVLKYMSDVAKTLENRNNLLAFFKKSLPILKLFISQAVPMLELNFKTRTQEVLEVLKILQQSTRFLQSLCCHARMKKDMALMSKVPYMRQMLETLVYKVKAVLAANNCSEAFWMGNLKNKDIHGEVIATQASQGEESVDDCDEQLPDDESGDSDDGDVNSVSDII